In Ovis canadensis isolate MfBH-ARS-UI-01 breed Bighorn chromosome 3, ARS-UI_OviCan_v2, whole genome shotgun sequence, one DNA window encodes the following:
- the CSRP2 gene encoding cysteine and glycine-rich protein 2 isoform X3: MVCRKNLDSTTVAIHDEEIYCKSCYGKKYGPKGYGYGQGAGTLNMDRGERLGIKPESVQPHRPTTNPNTSKFAQKYGGAEKCSRCGDSVYAAEKIIGAGKPWHKNCFRCAKCGKSLESTTLTEKEGEIYCKGCYAKNFGPKGFGYGQGAGALVHAQ; this comes from the exons TGGTTTGCAGGAAGAATTTAGATAGTACAACAGTGGCAATTCATGATGAAGAGATCTACTGCAAATCCTGCTACGGAAAGAAGTACGGGCCAAAAGGCTACGGGTACGGCCAGGGCGCAGGCACGCTCAACATGGACCGGGGCGAGAGGCTGGGCATCAAGCCCGAGAG TGTTCAACCTCACAGGCCGACAACAAATCCAAACACTTCTAAATTTGCTCAGAAATACGGAGGTGCTGAGAAGTGTTCCAGATGTGGGGATTCTGTATACGCTGCCGAGAAGATCATTGGAGCTGGAAAG CCCTGGCACAAAAACTGTTTCCGATGTGCTAAGTGTGGGAAGAGTCTTGAGTCAACAACTCTGACTGAGAAAGAAGGTGAAATCTATTGTAAAG GATGCTACGCGAAGAACTTTGGGCCCAAGGGATTTGGCTATGGCCAAGGAGCGGGGGCCCTTGTTCATGCTCAGTAG
- the CSRP2 gene encoding cysteine and glycine-rich protein 2 isoform X1 encodes MPVWGGGNKCGACGRTVYHAEEVQCDGRSFHRCCFLCMVCRKNLDSTTVAIHDEEIYCKSCYGKKYGPKGYGYGQGAGTLNMDRGERLGIKPESVQPHRPTTNPNTSKFAQKYGGAEKCSRCGDSVYAAEKIIGAGKPWHKNCFRCAKCGKSLESTTLTEKEGEIYCKGCYAKNFGPKGFGYGQGAGALVHAQ; translated from the exons ATGCCTGTCTGGGGAGGTGGCAACAAGTGCGGGGCCTGTGGGAGGACCGTGTACCACGCCGAGGAGGTGCAGTGTGACGGCCGGAGCTTCCACCGCTGCTGCTTTCTGTGCA TGGTTTGCAGGAAGAATTTAGATAGTACAACAGTGGCAATTCATGATGAAGAGATCTACTGCAAATCCTGCTACGGAAAGAAGTACGGGCCAAAAGGCTACGGGTACGGCCAGGGCGCAGGCACGCTCAACATGGACCGGGGCGAGAGGCTGGGCATCAAGCCCGAGAG TGTTCAACCTCACAGGCCGACAACAAATCCAAACACTTCTAAATTTGCTCAGAAATACGGAGGTGCTGAGAAGTGTTCCAGATGTGGGGATTCTGTATACGCTGCCGAGAAGATCATTGGAGCTGGAAAG CCCTGGCACAAAAACTGTTTCCGATGTGCTAAGTGTGGGAAGAGTCTTGAGTCAACAACTCTGACTGAGAAAGAAGGTGAAATCTATTGTAAAG GATGCTACGCGAAGAACTTTGGGCCCAAGGGATTTGGCTATGGCCAAGGAGCGGGGGCCCTTGTTCATGCTCAGTAG
- the CSRP2 gene encoding cysteine and glycine-rich protein 2 isoform X2: protein MSCVVCRKNLDSTTVAIHDEEIYCKSCYGKKYGPKGYGYGQGAGTLNMDRGERLGIKPESVQPHRPTTNPNTSKFAQKYGGAEKCSRCGDSVYAAEKIIGAGKPWHKNCFRCAKCGKSLESTTLTEKEGEIYCKGCYAKNFGPKGFGYGQGAGALVHAQ from the exons ATGTCTTGTG TGGTTTGCAGGAAGAATTTAGATAGTACAACAGTGGCAATTCATGATGAAGAGATCTACTGCAAATCCTGCTACGGAAAGAAGTACGGGCCAAAAGGCTACGGGTACGGCCAGGGCGCAGGCACGCTCAACATGGACCGGGGCGAGAGGCTGGGCATCAAGCCCGAGAG TGTTCAACCTCACAGGCCGACAACAAATCCAAACACTTCTAAATTTGCTCAGAAATACGGAGGTGCTGAGAAGTGTTCCAGATGTGGGGATTCTGTATACGCTGCCGAGAAGATCATTGGAGCTGGAAAG CCCTGGCACAAAAACTGTTTCCGATGTGCTAAGTGTGGGAAGAGTCTTGAGTCAACAACTCTGACTGAGAAAGAAGGTGAAATCTATTGTAAAG GATGCTACGCGAAGAACTTTGGGCCCAAGGGATTTGGCTATGGCCAAGGAGCGGGGGCCCTTGTTCATGCTCAGTAG